The following are from one region of the Salvelinus alpinus chromosome 16, SLU_Salpinus.1, whole genome shotgun sequence genome:
- the LOC139540850 gene encoding small integral membrane protein 7-like, with amino-acid sequence MIGDFLIFGTLLMNAGAVLNFKLKRKESQGQFGDEPRGPTTGDNIREFLLSLRYFRIFIASWNIFMMFCMILLFG; translated from the exons ATGATCGGGGATTTCTTGATATTCGG GACCTTACTCATGAACGCTGGTGCTGTGTTAAACTTCAAACT GAAGAGAAAGGAGTCACAAGGACAATTTGGAGATGAACCTCGTGGACCAACTACAG GTGACAACATCAGAGAGTTCCTCCTGAGTCTACGCTACTTCCGGATTTTCATTGCCTCATGGAACATATTCATGATGTTTTGCATGATTCT ATTGTTTGGATAG
- the LOC139540849 gene encoding trimeric intracellular cation channel type A codes for MDVLEVLNLGDIAQTFSKMGMFPVFDLAYYIVSILYLKYEPGSVEVARKSPVASWLCAMLYCFGSYILADVLLGGCPLDYFQYNSHILLASAIWYLVFFCPLNLFYKCVAFLPVKLVLVALKEVVRTRKIAAGVHHAHHAYHNGFLIMVIIGYVKGSGVALISNFEQLLRGVWRPETNEILNMSFPTKASLYGAILFTLQEAHLLPVSKSTLICLFTVFMATTKVILTARHSHGSPFVLIESWVCHLLFGSPLGGGEEEHHAAPVAPVSPVKTKEEFGEGTRKRKSKKAE; via the exons ATGGACGTGTTGGAAGTCCTCAATTTGGGCGATATTGCCCAAACTTTCTCAAAAATGGGAATGTTTCCAGTTTTTGATCTTGCTTATTACATCGTGTCCATACTCTACCTCAAGTATGAACCAG GGTCAGTAGAGGTGGCTCGCAAGAGCCCTGTGGCCTCTTGGCTCTGTGCTATGCTCTACTGCTTTGGGAGCTACATCTTAGCAGACGTTTTGCTCGGCGGTTGCCCCCTGGACTATTTTCAATACAACAGCCACATCCTCCTAGCCTCCGCTATTTG GTACCTCGTCTTTTTCTGCCCTCTTAACCTGTTCTACAAATGTGTGGCTTTCCTGCCTGTAAAGCTGGTGCTGGTAGCCTTAAAGGAGGTTGTCCGCACTCGTAAAATCGCCGCTGGCGTGCACCATGCCCATCATGCCTACCATAACGGCTTCCTCATCATGGTCATCATCGGCTACGTCAAAG GGTCAGGAGTGGCTCTCATTTCCAATTTTGAGCAACTGCTGCGTGGTGTGTGGAGGCCCGAGACCAATGAAATCCTCAACATGTCATT CCCTACTAAAGCCAGTCTGTATGGAGCCATTCTGTTTACACTTCAGGAGGCACACTTGCTTCCCGTGTCCAAGAGCACCCTCATCTGTCTTTTCACTGTGTTCATGGCTACTACAAAG GTGATTTTGACCGCCCGCCACTCTCACGGGTCTCCCTTCGTCCTCATCGAGTCTTGGGTGTGCCACTTGCTCTTTGGCTCCCCTCTTggaggtggtgaggaggagcACCATGCTGCCCCTGTCGCCCCTGTCTCACCAGTCAAAACCAAGGAGGAGTTTGGCGAAGGCACCCGCAAGAGGAAGTCCAAGAAAGCAGAGTAG